Proteins from one Ardenticatena maritima genomic window:
- a CDS encoding CTP synthase, protein MQTKYIFVTGGVVSSLGKGITAASLGRLLKARGLRVTIQKLDPYLNVDPGTMAPYQHGEVFVTEDGAETDLDLGHYERFIDENLSRLNNVTTGQVYSEVIAKERRGDYLGGTIQVVPHVTNEIKRRIMQAARQQEADVAIVEIGGTVGDIEGQPFLEAIRQMRKDVGRNNVVYIHVTLLPYVSASGELKTKPTQHSVRELRGMGIQPDIVGLRSDHPVNDEIRAKVSLFCDVEPRAVIPIVTAETIYDVPLMLEETGLADLVIEYLGLQERVHEPDLREWREAVERLKQASQSVRIALVGKYVELQDAYISVREALIHAALAHDRRVEIDWIQSEDLERGIGWDRLQRADGIVVPGGFGERGVPGKILAARFARENNIPYLGLCLGMQVMCIEFARHVLGSDEPNSTEFDPHTKHPVISLMPDQHAITDLGGTMRLGAYPCVLQPGTKAYAAYGEEVVYERHRHRWEFNNAYRDLLGEAGLVFSGLSPDGRLVEIVELRDHPWMVGSQFHPEFKTRLNRPHPLFRDFIGAALKTIHKGDPLPLPFGDDTHS, encoded by the coding sequence ATGCAAACAAAATATATTTTTGTCACCGGTGGTGTTGTCAGTTCGCTTGGCAAAGGCATTACAGCGGCCTCCTTGGGACGCCTGCTCAAAGCCCGCGGCCTGCGCGTGACCATTCAAAAACTCGACCCCTACCTGAACGTTGACCCCGGCACGATGGCGCCGTATCAGCACGGTGAAGTCTTTGTGACCGAAGACGGCGCCGAAACCGACCTCGACCTGGGGCACTACGAGCGCTTCATTGACGAGAACCTGTCGCGTCTCAACAACGTGACGACGGGGCAGGTGTACAGCGAAGTGATTGCCAAAGAGCGGCGCGGCGATTACCTGGGCGGCACCATCCAGGTGGTGCCCCATGTGACCAACGAAATCAAGCGGCGCATTATGCAAGCCGCACGCCAGCAAGAAGCCGACGTCGCGATTGTCGAAATCGGCGGCACGGTGGGGGACATTGAAGGGCAACCTTTCCTGGAAGCCATCCGCCAGATGCGCAAAGACGTGGGGCGCAACAACGTGGTCTACATTCACGTGACGCTTTTGCCCTACGTGAGCGCCAGCGGCGAGTTGAAAACCAAGCCCACCCAACACAGCGTGCGCGAACTGCGCGGCATGGGCATTCAGCCCGACATTGTCGGCTTGCGTTCCGACCACCCCGTCAACGATGAAATTCGCGCCAAAGTGTCGCTCTTCTGCGACGTTGAGCCGCGTGCGGTCATTCCCATCGTCACCGCCGAGACGATTTACGATGTGCCGCTGATGCTCGAAGAAACCGGGCTTGCCGACCTCGTCATCGAGTATCTGGGCTTGCAAGAGCGGGTCCACGAGCCCGACTTGCGCGAATGGCGCGAAGCCGTGGAGCGGTTGAAGCAGGCGAGCCAGAGCGTGCGCATTGCGCTGGTAGGCAAGTATGTGGAACTGCAAGACGCCTACATCAGCGTGCGCGAGGCGCTTATCCATGCCGCTCTGGCGCACGACCGCCGCGTCGAAATTGACTGGATTCAGAGCGAAGACTTGGAGCGCGGCATAGGGTGGGACCGCCTGCAACGCGCCGATGGCATTGTGGTGCCGGGCGGGTTTGGCGAGCGGGGCGTGCCGGGCAAAATCCTCGCCGCCCGTTTTGCGCGCGAAAACAACATCCCCTACCTGGGGCTTTGCCTCGGCATGCAAGTCATGTGCATTGAATTCGCGCGCCACGTGCTTGGCAGTGATGAACCCAACAGCACCGAATTCGACCCGCACACCAAGCACCCCGTCATCTCGCTGATGCCCGACCAGCACGCCATTACCGACCTGGGCGGCACGATGCGCCTGGGGGCGTACCCCTGCGTCTTGCAGCCTGGCACAAAAGCCTACGCCGCTTATGGCGAAGAGGTGGTGTACGAGCGGCACCGCCACCGCTGGGAATTCAACAATGCCTATCGCGACTTGCTGGGCGAAGCCGGCTTGGTGTTTAGCGGGCTTTCCCCCGATGGGCGGCTGGTTGAAATTGTCGAACTGCGCGATCATCCCTGGATGGTCGGCAGTCAATTCCACCCTGAATTCAAAACGCGGCTCAATCGGCCACACCCGCTGTTCCGCGACTTCATCGGCGCCGCGCTCAAAACCATTCACAAAGGCGACCCGCTTCCATTGCCCTTTGGCGATGACACACACTCCTGA
- a CDS encoding TetR/AcrR family transcriptional regulator — protein MPEPVQSRAQATRQRILDAAMRIFSNKGYHDTRVDEIAAASETSKGAIYFHFPSKERIFLALIDQFADLLEAQLEKALAETPGGIERVDAALRVCLETFGQYRHLAKIVLVQAVGLGQIFEQKRIEVHQRFVHVIKRELDKAVAEGDIPPIDTEVAALAWMGALNEVVIQWVHTGEPDPTRSLPTLRLMLLRSVGVNVETE, from the coding sequence ATGCCCGAACCCGTCCAATCGCGTGCCCAAGCGACACGCCAACGCATTCTCGACGCCGCCATGCGCATTTTTTCCAACAAAGGCTATCACGATACGCGCGTGGACGAGATTGCCGCGGCGTCGGAAACGTCAAAAGGCGCTATTTATTTCCACTTTCCCAGCAAGGAGCGCATTTTTCTGGCACTCATTGACCAATTCGCCGACTTGCTGGAAGCGCAACTGGAAAAAGCCCTGGCGGAAACTCCCGGCGGCATCGAACGGGTGGACGCCGCCCTGCGCGTCTGCCTGGAAACGTTCGGGCAATATCGCCATCTGGCCAAAATTGTGCTGGTGCAAGCCGTGGGGTTGGGGCAAATTTTCGAGCAGAAGCGCATCGAAGTGCATCAGCGGTTTGTGCACGTCATCAAACGCGAACTGGACAAAGCCGTCGCCGAAGGCGACATTCCCCCCATTGACACCGAAGTTGCCGCGCTGGCGTGGATGGGGGCGCTGAACGAGGTAGTCATTCAGTGGGTACACACGGGCGAACCAGACCCCACACGCAGTTTGCCCACCTTGCGCCTCATGCTGTTGCGGAGTGTCGGCGTCAATGTTGAAACGGAGTAA
- a CDS encoding TolC family protein produces the protein MPKRLVLLMVLVGVWLMNAPAAHAHTPTPVQGGATVELISITADVDIFTDENGLTWAAVEAAYKLHNVSKTSAAFVQFGWPAWSGGALNSDPAALVDFQVRRNGQALTLTPIEMPLSLAGETRTTTVWTTAATLARDERTTFTASWRQLLGEGPLVTWEFGLLPAARWRGAVGSTRITVNLPELTTQEQLVRVSPTEFAYSGEYTFYGDRVEWIFVSYLPDTNVSLTLIAPPLWREMEALRTALATQPNADAWLRLGDIYTQLADAGASEYDAQAEAAYLAARDADPTNPEPHRRLWQRFVARLGSPPDLAMLDLARQEAQALYDLTGDEAARAFIVEAESTLAQEWLARNALDRAYERFAHAWELATASERAALESLRSRLLTQRLHATLQKEGVAALFSEAETLNATDLIAPLMDVPRPWFERRAVQVATTPSGRTVTLTFYNVQDEAAARIALDRACGEMSRVVSLDTHVRCAVPLPNAEVVITFDGNDPALWRERAAALLPTIPDNATFDLLRSVLQASAIEWRLSDGWRALRVHYVEEIHLLPPQALTLAETIRAQAEAAETPLVRDALNAIADAWLNVAQNESVRYEIFFTHNGRTLTRAWTRTPPAEERLTFEATFPNVRFWLAVAGVLMVAVVGVLALIWRWPLPERITLRL, from the coding sequence ATGCCGAAACGTCTGGTGCTTTTGATGGTGCTGGTGGGCGTCTGGTTGATGAACGCACCTGCGGCACATGCGCACACACCCACCCCCGTGCAGGGCGGCGCAACCGTCGAACTCATCTCCATCACCGCCGACGTGGACATCTTCACAGACGAGAATGGGTTGACGTGGGCGGCGGTCGAAGCCGCGTACAAACTGCACAACGTCAGCAAAACCAGCGCCGCCTTTGTGCAATTTGGCTGGCCCGCCTGGTCGGGGGGCGCACTCAACAGCGACCCCGCCGCGCTTGTGGATTTTCAGGTGCGGCGCAACGGGCAGGCGCTGACCTTGACGCCCATCGAAATGCCGCTCTCCCTGGCGGGCGAAACCCGCACCACCACCGTCTGGACCACTGCCGCAACGCTGGCACGCGATGAGCGCACAACCTTCACAGCCTCATGGCGGCAACTGCTCGGCGAAGGACCCTTGGTCACGTGGGAATTTGGCTTGTTGCCGGCCGCCCGCTGGCGTGGCGCGGTCGGCAGTACGCGCATTACCGTCAACTTGCCTGAACTCACCACCCAGGAACAACTGGTGCGCGTCTCACCGACCGAGTTTGCGTACAGCGGCGAGTACACGTTTTACGGCGACCGCGTTGAGTGGATTTTCGTCTCCTACCTTCCCGATACCAACGTCTCCCTCACACTGATTGCGCCGCCGCTTTGGCGGGAAATGGAAGCCTTGCGCACAGCGCTCGCCACCCAACCGAACGCCGACGCCTGGTTGCGCCTTGGCGACATCTACACCCAACTCGCCGACGCCGGCGCTAGCGAGTACGACGCCCAAGCCGAAGCCGCCTACCTTGCCGCCCGCGACGCCGACCCCACAAACCCCGAACCGCACCGCCGCTTGTGGCAGCGCTTTGTCGCCCGCCTTGGTTCACCCCCCGACCTCGCCATGCTCGACCTCGCCCGCCAGGAAGCGCAGGCGCTCTACGACCTAACAGGCGACGAAGCCGCACGCGCGTTCATTGTCGAAGCCGAAAGCACCCTGGCGCAAGAATGGCTGGCACGCAACGCCCTCGACCGCGCCTACGAGCGTTTCGCGCATGCGTGGGAACTCGCCACGGCGTCCGAGCGCGCCGCGCTGGAATCCCTGCGGAGCCGTCTTCTCACCCAACGCTTGCACGCCACCTTGCAGAAAGAGGGCGTGGCGGCGCTTTTTTCCGAAGCCGAAACCCTGAACGCGACCGACCTCATCGCGCCCCTGATGGACGTGCCGCGCCCCTGGTTTGAGCGGCGCGCTGTGCAGGTGGCAACCACACCAAGCGGACGCACCGTCACGCTCACCTTCTACAACGTGCAGGATGAAGCCGCTGCCCGGATCGCGCTTGACCGGGCGTGTGGTGAAATGAGCCGCGTTGTCTCACTGGATACGCATGTGCGCTGTGCCGTCCCGCTCCCCAACGCCGAAGTCGTCATCACATTCGACGGAAACGACCCCGCCCTCTGGCGCGAACGCGCCGCCGCCCTGTTGCCCACCATTCCCGACAACGCCACGTTTGACCTGTTGCGCAGTGTGTTGCAGGCGTCGGCGATTGAATGGCGGCTCAGCGATGGTTGGCGTGCATTGCGGGTGCACTACGTCGAAGAGATTCACCTCTTGCCGCCGCAAGCCCTCACACTGGCGGAGACCATTCGCGCGCAAGCCGAAGCCGCCGAGACGCCGCTGGTGCGCGATGCGTTGAACGCCATTGCCGACGCCTGGCTGAACGTGGCGCAGAACGAGAGTGTGCGCTACGAAATTTTCTTCACCCATAACGGGCGCACCCTGACCCGTGCATGGACGCGCACACCGCCCGCCGAGGAACGCCTGACCTTTGAGGCGACCTTCCCGAATGTGCGTTTCTGGCTGGCGGTAGCGGGGGTGCTGATGGTGGCGGTAGTGGGCGTGCTGGCGCTCATCTGGCGCTGGCCCTTGCCGGAACGAATCACCTTGCGATTGTAG
- a CDS encoding alpha-amylase family glycosyl hydrolase has protein sequence MPEPTADFIFGTLATDEKRLARLKAERRGLFHFPEPHPRDPTPGAPITLTVTTGPDVPADRVCLYVTTDGTPPRGARGVAQHGMALPMRPVASEWETLIWGYVTRWEATLPPQPDGARVRYTFDAWQSAGSGYWREEHKGAPRLYGFDVDTLRVPDWLRAAIIYQIFVDRFAPDPGKSFAPPSTPLSGFYGGTLRGIIAKLDYIASLGVNAIWLTPFFPSPSHHGYDATDYGSVEPRLGTNEDIDTLLAEAHARGLRVILDFVANHCSHRHPAFLAAQQDRHAPTFDWFTFEEWPHRYRTFFNVQSMPQFDHQNPGARDYLIRHAVQWLERGFDGFRLDYAYGPPHLFWSEMRTATRAAKADSVMFGEVVETPRLMRSYEGRMDGCLDFLLLQHLRALFAFGNETVSTFDAFLHRHAAYFAQGENFVLPAFLDNHDMNRFLWIACNDKRRLRLALLCLFTLAGPPVVYYGTEVGLSQVRDLRHPDGRNVLEESRLPMLWGDDQDRDLLAFFRQLTLLRRMGGDVWWRTPHETRLVDDTRGLYAYAHGPYTIVLNTSDAPQTADIAGAGDVVLRTDDAIHLRGTSIALPPLSGVALLA, from the coding sequence ATGCCCGAACCAACCGCCGATTTCATTTTCGGGACACTCGCCACCGACGAGAAACGCCTGGCACGCCTCAAAGCCGAGCGGCGCGGGCTGTTCCACTTTCCCGAACCCCACCCGCGCGACCCCACGCCCGGCGCCCCCATCACCCTCACCGTCACCACCGGTCCCGACGTGCCCGCCGACCGCGTTTGCCTCTACGTGACCACCGACGGCACACCACCCCGCGGCGCGCGCGGCGTCGCCCAGCACGGCATGGCGCTCCCCATGCGCCCCGTCGCCAGCGAATGGGAGACGCTCATTTGGGGCTACGTGACCCGCTGGGAAGCCACGTTGCCCCCCCAACCGGACGGCGCGCGCGTGCGCTACACCTTCGACGCCTGGCAATCCGCCGGCAGCGGCTACTGGCGCGAAGAGCACAAAGGCGCACCGCGGCTCTACGGGTTCGACGTGGACACACTCCGTGTGCCCGACTGGTTGCGCGCCGCCATCATCTACCAGATTTTCGTGGACCGCTTCGCGCCCGACCCCGGCAAATCCTTTGCACCGCCCAGCACCCCGCTGTCGGGCTTCTATGGCGGCACCCTGCGCGGCATCATCGCCAAACTCGACTACATCGCCTCACTCGGCGTCAACGCCATTTGGCTCACGCCCTTCTTCCCCAGCCCCAGCCACCACGGCTACGACGCCACCGACTACGGCAGCGTTGAACCCCGCCTGGGCACCAATGAGGACATTGACACCCTGCTCGCCGAAGCACACGCCCGCGGGTTGCGCGTCATTCTCGATTTCGTCGCCAACCACTGCTCGCACCGGCATCCCGCCTTCCTCGCCGCCCAGCAAGACCGCCACGCCCCCACGTTCGACTGGTTCACCTTTGAAGAATGGCCGCACCGCTACCGCACCTTCTTCAACGTCCAGAGCATGCCCCAATTCGACCACCAGAACCCCGGCGCGCGCGACTATCTCATCCGCCACGCCGTGCAGTGGCTGGAACGCGGCTTCGACGGCTTCCGCCTCGATTACGCCTACGGACCGCCCCACCTCTTTTGGAGCGAAATGCGCACCGCCACCCGCGCCGCCAAAGCCGACAGCGTCATGTTCGGCGAAGTGGTTGAAACCCCGCGCCTCATGCGCTCCTACGAAGGGCGCATGGATGGGTGTCTCGATTTCCTGCTCCTGCAACACCTGCGCGCCCTCTTCGCCTTTGGGAACGAAACCGTCAGCACATTCGACGCCTTCCTGCACCGCCACGCCGCCTACTTTGCGCAGGGCGAAAACTTTGTCCTGCCCGCCTTCCTGGACAACCACGACATGAACCGCTTTCTGTGGATTGCGTGCAACGACAAACGCCGCCTGCGGCTGGCGCTCCTCTGCCTCTTCACGCTGGCGGGACCCCCCGTTGTGTACTACGGTACCGAAGTTGGGCTGAGCCAGGTGCGCGACCTGCGCCACCCGGACGGGCGCAACGTGCTCGAAGAATCACGCCTGCCCATGCTCTGGGGCGACGACCAGGACCGCGACCTGCTCGCCTTCTTTCGCCAACTCACGCTTTTGCGCCGCATGGGGGGCGACGTCTGGTGGCGCACCCCCCATGAGACGCGCCTGGTGGACGACACGCGCGGGCTCTACGCCTACGCCCACGGTCCCTACACCATCGTGCTGAACACTAGCGACGCCCCGCAAACCGCCGACATTGCCGGCGCCGGCGACGTTGTTCTGCGCACCGACGACGCCATCCACCTGCGCGGCACCAGCATCGCCCTGCCCCCACTCAGCGGCGTTGCCTTGCTCGCCTGA
- a CDS encoding c-type cytochrome domain-containing protein translates to MKHYWHMLTLLLLGMGVLLVSACRAADAPAPKPTATYDYSLLPPRTTPVPLTPAPTATPGGTVRVSFRRDILPILEQNCVRCHGGVAGLWLNDYEHTLYGGFAGPVVIPGDPEASRLLEYVRQGTMPPDAPPLSPEQVQLIEEWIAAGAPNN, encoded by the coding sequence ATGAAACACTATTGGCACATGCTGACACTGTTGCTTTTGGGAATGGGCGTTCTGTTGGTGAGCGCCTGTCGGGCTGCCGACGCGCCAGCCCCCAAACCCACCGCGACCTACGATTACAGTTTGCTGCCGCCGCGCACAACGCCTGTGCCGCTCACGCCCGCCCCCACAGCGACGCCGGGCGGCACAGTGCGCGTTTCCTTTCGGCGCGACATTTTGCCCATTCTGGAACAAAACTGCGTGCGCTGTCATGGCGGTGTGGCGGGGTTGTGGCTGAACGATTACGAGCACACGCTCTACGGAGGGTTTGCGGGTCCCGTCGTCATTCCGGGCGACCCGGAGGCGAGCCGCCTGCTCGAATACGTGCGCCAGGGGACCATGCCCCCCGACGCGCCCCCACTTTCGCCTGAGCAGGTGCAGTTGATCGAAGAATGGATTGCCGCCGGCGCACCTAACAATTGA
- a CDS encoding phospholipase D-like domain-containing protein: MKRRDKGLATLVVLILLIVLGALSSQAEEGSEVRLLYEIVREIAATLGVGTPPPAGAPSPDWYTIAFTTPTCPPEEERHGGLDERIAADLAAAQTRVDVAAYDLDAPAIVDALIGLEKRGVAVHIVTDTDNEDLPSIRRLRRNGISVVTDDRTGLMHNKFIIIDDHILWTGSMNLTTNGVYCNNNNFVRFENVAPLIENYRTEMEEMYTERLFGPTSPVNTPHPTFTYAGVAMQNIFVPEESAALAIARAVAGAQDEILIMAFSFTSEPIGEAVLGRAASGVRVRGVFETTGSETEFSYYTKLKEAGYPSVQVRQDANPRIMHHKVIVIDRRTVIFGSYNFSDNADRRNDENVLIVHDPTFAAPFVAEFERLWNE, encoded by the coding sequence ATGAAACGCAGAGACAAAGGGCTGGCAACGCTGGTTGTGCTCATCCTGCTGATTGTGCTGGGCGCGCTCAGTTCGCAAGCGGAAGAAGGGAGCGAGGTGCGCCTGCTCTACGAAATTGTGCGCGAGATTGCCGCCACGTTGGGGGTTGGCACGCCGCCCCCCGCCGGCGCGCCGTCGCCCGACTGGTACACCATCGCCTTCACCACCCCCACCTGCCCGCCGGAAGAAGAACGCCACGGCGGACTGGATGAACGCATCGCCGCCGACCTTGCCGCCGCCCAAACGCGCGTGGACGTCGCCGCCTACGACCTGGACGCGCCCGCCATTGTGGACGCGCTGATTGGGCTTGAAAAGCGAGGCGTGGCGGTGCATATCGTCACCGATACCGACAACGAAGATTTGCCCTCTATTCGCCGCCTGCGCCGCAACGGCATCAGCGTGGTGACGGACGACCGCACGGGGCTCATGCACAACAAATTCATCATCATTGACGACCACATCCTCTGGACGGGCTCCATGAACCTGACGACGAACGGGGTCTACTGCAACAACAACAATTTTGTGCGCTTTGAAAACGTCGCGCCGCTCATCGAAAATTACCGCACCGAAATGGAGGAAATGTACACAGAGCGGCTGTTTGGTCCCACTTCCCCCGTCAACACACCTCATCCCACCTTCACGTATGCGGGCGTAGCCATGCAAAACATCTTCGTGCCCGAAGAAAGCGCGGCGCTGGCAATTGCCCGCGCCGTCGCCGGCGCACAGGATGAGATTCTCATCATGGCGTTTTCGTTCACCAGCGAGCCGATTGGGGAAGCGGTTTTGGGGCGCGCCGCCAGTGGGGTGCGAGTGCGCGGCGTCTTCGAGACGACGGGGTCGGAGACGGAATTCAGTTACTACACCAAGTTGAAAGAAGCGGGCTACCCCTCGGTGCAGGTGCGCCAGGACGCCAATCCGCGCATCATGCACCACAAGGTCATCGTCATTGACCGCCGCACCGTCATCTTCGGGTCGTACAATTTCAGCGACAACGCCGACCGCCGCAACGATGAAAACGTGCTCATCGTGCACGATCCCACATTCGCCGCCCCCTTCGTGGCTGAATTTGAGCGTTTGTGGAACGAATAA
- a CDS encoding heavy metal translocating P-type ATPase, which produces MKQGGIMHQHHQAHEDHKQHEHHAQTPHQHQQHAEHDHGAHVDHTGHEALFRRRFWVCLILTVPVLVYSPMLQEWFGFSPPTFPGSQWVSPIFATIIFLYGGVPFLQMALPEVRQRRPGMMTLISLAISVAFVYSLAALFLPDAGSFFWELVTLIDVMLLGHWIEMRSVRQASRALDELVKLLPATAERVRDDGTVEEVPLSALCPGDIVLIRPGAKVPADGEILEGESELNESMLTGESRPVKKGPGERVIGGTVNSGSGSLRVRITATGDDTMLAGIMRLVQEAQASKSRTQLLADRAAGWLFYAAVVVALLTAVAWIVAIGFDVAVIERVATVLVIACPHALGLAVPLVVAMSTSLAARNGILVRDRLALEAAREVDVVLFDKTGTLTKGEQGVVAVQAVEGMDETALLRLAAAAEGDSEHSIAAAIRQAAEERGIDVPASRDFEALKGRGVRARVESHEVYVGAPRLLDELHVQVPPALQTFAEEAGRKGQTVIYVVVDGNVVGALALADVIRPESYEAVAQLHALGMEVAMVTGDSRAVAEAVAQELGIDYVFAEVLPQDKAAKVRELQDKGKRVMMVGDGVNDAPALAQADVGVAIGSGTDVAIESAGIILVRSNPLDIVKLIELSRATYRKMVQNLIWATAYNIVALPLAAGVLAPWGILLSPAVGALFMSLSTVIVALNAQTLRNAL; this is translated from the coding sequence ATGAAACAAGGAGGCATTATGCACCAACACCATCAGGCGCATGAAGACCACAAGCAGCACGAGCACCACGCACAGACACCGCATCAGCACCAACAACACGCTGAACATGACCATGGCGCGCATGTTGACCACACTGGTCATGAGGCGTTATTTCGCCGGCGATTCTGGGTCTGCTTGATCTTGACAGTGCCGGTTCTGGTGTACAGCCCCATGTTGCAAGAGTGGTTCGGGTTCTCGCCGCCCACTTTTCCGGGCAGTCAATGGGTATCGCCGATTTTTGCCACGATTATCTTTTTGTATGGCGGCGTGCCCTTCTTGCAAATGGCTCTGCCGGAAGTGCGCCAGCGCCGCCCAGGCATGATGACGCTCATCTCGCTGGCGATTAGCGTGGCGTTTGTGTACAGCCTGGCAGCGCTCTTTCTGCCCGACGCCGGCAGTTTCTTTTGGGAACTGGTGACCTTGATTGACGTCATGCTGTTGGGGCACTGGATTGAGATGCGCAGCGTGCGGCAGGCGTCGCGCGCGTTGGACGAATTGGTGAAGTTGTTGCCGGCGACGGCGGAGCGGGTTCGGGATGATGGAACGGTTGAAGAGGTCCCACTTTCGGCGCTCTGTCCGGGGGATATTGTGCTGATTCGACCGGGGGCGAAAGTGCCGGCTGATGGTGAGATTCTGGAAGGGGAAAGCGAACTCAACGAATCCATGTTGACGGGCGAATCCAGGCCGGTGAAAAAAGGTCCCGGTGAGCGCGTCATAGGCGGCACGGTGAACAGCGGCAGTGGCAGTTTGCGCGTGCGTATTACCGCCACAGGCGACGATACCATGCTTGCCGGCATCATGCGGCTGGTGCAGGAAGCGCAAGCGAGCAAATCGCGCACGCAGTTGCTGGCTGACCGCGCGGCGGGTTGGTTGTTCTATGCGGCGGTTGTTGTGGCGCTTCTGACGGCGGTGGCGTGGATTGTGGCTATTGGGTTTGATGTTGCGGTGATTGAACGTGTCGCCACGGTGCTGGTGATTGCCTGCCCGCACGCCTTGGGGCTGGCGGTGCCGCTTGTGGTGGCGATGAGCACCTCCTTGGCGGCGCGCAATGGCATTCTCGTGCGCGACCGGCTGGCACTGGAAGCAGCGCGCGAGGTTGATGTGGTCTTGTTCGACAAGACAGGGACGCTGACCAAAGGGGAGCAAGGCGTTGTGGCGGTGCAGGCGGTCGAAGGGATGGATGAAACCGCGCTGTTGCGCCTGGCGGCGGCGGCTGAGGGGGATTCAGAACATTCCATTGCGGCGGCTATTCGTCAGGCGGCTGAGGAGCGGGGGATTGATGTCCCCGCCAGCCGCGATTTTGAGGCACTGAAAGGGCGCGGTGTCCGCGCTCGCGTGGAATCGCACGAGGTGTATGTTGGGGCGCCCCGCTTGCTTGATGAGTTGCACGTCCAGGTTCCGCCTGCGCTGCAAACCTTTGCCGAAGAAGCCGGGCGCAAGGGGCAGACCGTCATCTATGTGGTGGTGGACGGCAACGTGGTGGGGGCTTTGGCGCTGGCGGATGTGATTCGCCCCGAAAGTTATGAAGCGGTGGCACAGTTGCATGCGTTGGGCATGGAAGTCGCGATGGTGACGGGGGACAGCCGCGCTGTGGCGGAAGCCGTCGCCCAAGAACTGGGCATTGACTATGTGTTTGCCGAGGTGTTGCCGCAGGACAAAGCCGCCAAGGTGCGCGAGTTGCAAGACAAGGGCAAGCGTGTGATGATGGTGGGGGATGGTGTCAACGATGCTCCCGCCTTGGCGCAAGCCGACGTGGGCGTTGCCATTGGGAGCGGAACGGATGTGGCGATTGAATCGGCGGGCATTATTCTGGTGCGCAGCAACCCACTCGATATCGTCAAACTCATTGAGTTGAGCCGTGCGACCTATCGCAAAATGGTGCAGAACCTCATCTGGGCGACCGCCTACAACATTGTGGCGCTCCCGCTGGCGGCTGGCGTTCTGGCGCCATGGGGTATTTTGCTCTCGCCGGCGGTGGGGGCGTTGTTCATGTCGTTGAGCACGGTGATTGTGGCTCTCAACGCACAAACGCTTCGGAACGCACTATGA